One part of the Micrococcus sp. 2A genome encodes these proteins:
- a CDS encoding alpha/beta hydrolase: MTASSPIVLIGGSGLGPWAWERVTPILHDHGFHTMTPQLRTTGDDATPAAAVGLDDWVEDVHESLTDQADATLVAHSFAGYVAAAVLERRSHSIRRLILIDAALPQPGRSWFDVMGADVAAFMTSLANDGAIPWFSREQLDQLYPGNGIGDADFAWMQQHLTAQPIGTYMQPAINEPLSAAGVPVAYVRCLRTSPPAVEVSAEHLGWSYRTLDAGHWPMITRPAETARVIVELATS; this comes from the coding sequence ATGACCGCGAGCAGCCCCATCGTCCTTATCGGAGGTAGCGGACTTGGCCCTTGGGCCTGGGAACGCGTCACACCGATCCTGCACGACCACGGATTCCACACCATGACCCCGCAGCTGCGCACGACGGGTGACGACGCGACGCCCGCGGCCGCCGTCGGGCTGGATGACTGGGTCGAGGACGTCCACGAATCCCTCACGGACCAGGCGGATGCCACTCTCGTCGCTCACTCATTCGCTGGCTACGTCGCCGCGGCAGTACTCGAAAGACGATCGCACAGCATTCGCCGACTCATCCTCATCGACGCCGCTCTGCCGCAGCCGGGCAGGTCGTGGTTCGACGTGATGGGGGCCGACGTCGCCGCGTTCATGACGAGCCTCGCCAACGACGGGGCGATCCCGTGGTTCTCCCGAGAGCAGCTCGACCAGCTCTACCCGGGCAACGGCATCGGCGACGCCGACTTCGCGTGGATGCAGCAGCACCTGACCGCGCAGCCGATCGGCACCTACATGCAACCTGCGATCAACGAGCCGCTGAGCGCAGCGGGCGTGCCCGTAGCCTACGTCCGCTGCCTCCGGACCAGCCCTCCAGCCGTCGAGGTGTCGGCGGAGCACCTCGGATGGAGCTACCGCACGCTCGATGCCGGCCACTGGCCGATGATCACCCGGCCGGCGGAGACGGCGCGCGTCATCGTGGAGCTGGCCACTTCATGA